The Coccidioides posadasii str. Silveira chromosome 5, complete sequence genome has a segment encoding these proteins:
- a CDS encoding uncharacterized protein (EggNog:ENOG410PPMQ~COG:P~TransMembrane:3 (o42-61i123-143o149-165i)~BUSCO:15376at33183) — translation MDHSGHGDMDMGHDQCSMNMLFTWSTKNLCLVFRQWRVTGPVSLLFSLVGVILLTAGYEAVRELTRRYEGACGRGVKGAIPAPGSEEAYGPTENHHRDDESSSLLFPARNVNTSEPVGRRRKIVIASLYGVQVFYSFFIMLLFMTYNGWVMISVGIGAFLGYLTFGSSSAAKSASCH, via the exons ATGGATCACAGCGGCCATGGCGATATGGACATGGGTCATGACCAGTGCAGCATGAAC ATGCTATTTACATGGTCAACGAAGAACCTGTGCCTGGTCTTCCGCCAGTGGCGCGTTACTGGTCCCGTctcattgctcttttctcttgTCGGTGTCATCCTCCTGACTGCGGGATATGAAGCCGTCAGGGAGTTGACAAGAAGATACGAGGGTGCATGCGGGAGAGGCGTTAAAGGGGCTATTCCGGCCCCGGGGTCCG AAGAAGCATATGGCCCGACAGAAAATCATCATCGCGATGATGAATCAAGCTCACTCCTTTTTCCAGCAAGGAATGTTAACACCAGTGAACCCGTCGGGCGGAGGAGGAAAATTGTCATTGCCTCGCTCTATGGCGTGCAGGTCTTTTacagcttcttcatcat GCTCCTTTTTATGACATATAATGGCTGGGTCATGATCTCCGTTGGAATCGGCGCTTTTTTGGGTTATCTAACCTTTGGCTCGTCCTCGGCAGCAAAGTCCGCGTCGTGTCACTGA
- a CDS encoding uncharacterized protein (EggNog:ENOG410PGKP~COG:B,T~BUSCO:9296at33183), whose product MNGGDPSISQANEAFDNPETIPSHPLGVKPSGNGLTASYNLRSSIGYFSILPDELISLLLESLDVTALRSLGATCKALHAFTRSEELWKAIFIETPPQNFTWRGTWHSTYLNLPESKVASPDCSYLFSDVLHRPFYCAHVPLSTYTENIPSRNQISRLKDLSPAEFEESWTDRPFILTEPVKSWPAYKNWSIETLLKQYGDVLFRAEAVDWPLRTYVDYMNNNSDESPLYLFDRSFVQKMGLPTHGESAAFQPPACFGEDLFAVLGARRPDKEWLIVGPERSGSTFHKDPNATSAWNAVLSGSKYWIMFPSSSSLPPPPGVYVSADQSEVTSPLSIAEWLLNFHAAARNVHGCVEGICGEGEVLHVPSGWWHLVVNLNPCIAITQNFVPRKHLGAALEFLKYKADQVSGFRKDVLDPYGMFVEKMRETHPDLLEKAMKEMEGKKKRKWDEIVHGNGDDATEASAGAFSFGFGDEGSDVEVP is encoded by the exons ATGAATGGCGGCGACCCCTCAATATCACAGGCCAACGAGGCCTTTGATAATCCTGAAACAATCCCCTCCCACCCCCTCGGCGTCAAGCCGTCTGGGAACGGACTCACCGCCTCCTATAACCTCCGCTCCTCAATTGGGTATTTCAGCATCCTACCGGATGAACTGATTTCACTTCTGCTTGAATCCTTGGACGTGACGGCGCTGAGAAGCTTAGGAGCAACGTGTAAGGCTCTGCACGCTTTTACTAGGAGCGAAGAGCTGTGGAAGGCAATTTTTATAGA GACACCACCTCAAAACTTCACCTGGCGAGGTACATGGCATTCCACATATCTAAACTTGCCAGAATCGAAAGTGGCTTCGCCCGACTGCTCGTATCTCTTTTCAGATGTTCTCCACCGGCCATTCTACTGCGCCCATGTCCCCCTATCGACCTACACTGAGAATATTCCCTCCAGAAACCAGATTTCCCGGCTCAAGGACCTCTCGCCGGCTGAGTTTGAAGAGTCATGGACAGATCGTCCATTCATCCTGACAGAGCCCGTCAAGAGCTGGCCAGCATATAAGAACTGGTCCATCGAGACGCTCCTTAAGCAATATGGTGATGTGCTTTTCCGTGCTGAGGCTGTGGATTGGCCGCTAAGAACATACGTGGACTACATGAACAACAACTCCGACGAAAGCCCGCTGTACCTCTTCGATCGCAGCTTTGTGCAAAAGATGGGCCTTCCTACGCATGGCGAAAGTGCAGCATTCCAACCCCCTGCTTGCTTTGGTGAAGACCTATTCGCGGTCCTGGGTGCTCGACGCCCTGACAAGGAGTGGCTGATCGTCGGCCCTGAAAGAAGCGGGAGTACCTTCCACAAGGACCCCAACGCGACAAGTGCGTGGAACGCGGTGCTCAGCGGGTCGAAATACTGGATCATGTTTCCCAGCTCATCTTCTCTACCGCCCCCGCCAGGTGTGTATGTCTCCGCCGACCAGAGCGAAGTCACCTCGCCGCTCAGCATCGCGGAATGGTTGCTGAACTTCCATGCCGCTGCGCGCAACGTGCACGGATGTGTAGAGGGAATCTGCGGTGAAGGGGAGGTCCTCCATGTGCCTTCTGGATGGTGGCATTTGGTGGTTAATCTAAACCCATGCATCGCCATCACGCAGAATTTCGTTCCGCGGAAGCATCTCGGCGCGGCCCTTGAGTTCTTGAAGTACAAGGCTGACCAGGTGTCTGGGTTCAGAAAGGACGTGCTAGATCCGTATGGAATGTTTGTCGAGAAGATGCGGGAAACACATCCCGATTTACTAGAGAAAGCGATGAAGGAAATGGAgggcaaaaagaagagaaaatggGACGAGATCGTCCATGGAAATGGGGATGATGCGACAGAAGCGTCAGCTGGAGCTTTCAGTTTTGGTTTTGGCGACGAGGGAAGTGATGTTGAAGTTCCATGA
- the TIF1 gene encoding translation initiation factor eIF4A (EggNog:ENOG410PFHJ~COG:J~BUSCO:7640at33183), which translates to MASNDKGLEEIPDNQIESNYDEITDSFDAMNLRAELLRGVYAYGFERPSAIQQRAIMPVIKGSDVIAQAQSGTGKTATFSISALQKVDTNLKACQALILAPTRELAQQIQKVVVAIGDFMSVECHACIGGTNVREDIKALNDGPQVVVGTPGRVHDMIQRRVLKTDQMKMFVLDEADEMLSRGFTEQIYDIFQFLPQSTQVVLLSATMPQDVLDVTTKFMRDPVRILVKKAELTLEGIKQFYIAVEKEEWKLDTLSDLYETVTITQAVIFCNTRRKVDWLTDKLIARDFTVSAMHGEMEQNQRDVIMKEFRSGSSRVLIATDLLARGIDVQQVSLVINYDLPANRENYIHRIGRGGRFGRKGVAINFVTADDVRMMREIEQFYSTQIEEMPMNVADLI; encoded by the exons ATGGCTTCTAATGACAAGGGTCTCGAGGAGATCCCAGATA ACCAGATCGAATCCAACTACGATGAGATCACCGATTCTTTCGATGCTATGAACCTTCGTGCCGAATTGCTACGAG GTGTCTACGCTTATGGTTTCGAGCGCCCGTCTGCTATCCAGCAGCGCGCTATCATGCCAGTTATCAAGG GTTCCGATGTCATTGCCCAGGCTCAATCCGGAACCGGAAAGACTGCCACCTTCTCGATCTCTGCTCTCCAGAAGGTCGACACAAACCTCAAGGCCTGCCAGGCTCTCATTCTTGCTCCTACCCGTGAGCTTGCTCAGCAAATCCAGAAGGTCGTCGTTGCCATCGGCGATTTCATGAGTGTTGAGTGCCACGCCTGCATTGGTGGTACCAATGTCCGCGAAGATATAAAGGCCCTCAATGACGGCCCCCAAGTTGTCGTCGGCACCCCCGGCCGTGTTCACGACATGATCCAGCGTCGTGTCCTCAAGACCGATCAGATGAAGATGTTCGTCCTCGACGAGGCTGATGAAATGCTTTCT CGTGGATTCACTGAGCAAATCTACGACATTTTCCAATTTTTGCCTCAGTCCACCCAAGTCGTCCTGCTCTCTGCCACTATGCCACAGGATGTGTTGGATGTAACCACCAAATTCATGCGTGACCCAGTCCGCATCTTGGTCAAGAAGGCCGAACTTACCCTCGAAGGTATCAAGCAGTTCTACATTGCCGTCGAGAAGGAGGAATGGAAACTCGACACTCTTTCCGATCTCTATGAGACCGTCACCATCACTCAAGCTGTCATCTTCTGCAACACCAGGAGAAAGGTCGACTGGTTGACCGACAAGCTCATTGCTCGTGACTTCACCGTTTCTGCCATGCACGGTGAGATGGAGCAAAACCAGCGTGACGTCATTATGAAGGAGTTCCGCTCTGGTTCCTCCCGTGTTTTGATCGCCACTGACTTGCTTGCCCGTGGTATCGACGTTCAGCAAGTCTCCTTGGTTATCAACTATGATCTCCCCGCTAACCGCGAGAACTACATCCATCGTATTGGTCGTGGTGGTCGTTTCGGTCGTAAGGGTGTCGCTATCAACTTCGTCACCGCTGATGATGTCCGTATGATGAGAGAAATCGAGCAG